cagccagCTCCTATCACTTGTCCTGTCAAATGTTGTACTTTCACAGGAGAGGATGTTGGAGATACATTTTAGTAATGTCTTTACAGAATTTTTACTCATATAACTAAATTTCATTTGAAACGATTCTATTCTCACACAGGTCAGTACCTTTACAGCCTGAGGAAGGTGTTcaaaagttacaaagaaaaagaattatcattataatgaaaatgagaaaaaaaatctatgtgacATTCctagtataatatagtatatttcTGTGAcctacattttcatattttattgatttgtgtcTCAGTTACAGGACAAACTTTGGAATTTATAACAAAAGtttcctttatatatatgtaaagactATTATTTATCCCAAGGGAAAatgcatttcattcttttctaccCATTATTATAGTGTTATTTAACATCCATTTCAAAGGAAACTTCctaaaagtgaaaagaagaaaaaatcgtCTACATTGTGTCTAACAACTGAACATAAATCAATACTTCTACaaaggaatatatattcttcattttccaatggatacttttatttttattatttttttcacttagtaaaaaacaagacaaatataatattaattaatataatatattaatactaCAATATTTCAGTGTCAATATCCTGCTGCTTATTAGCGGTAAATTTGGTCTTGTGTAAAACTATCACATTTTATTCCTTGgaactacttttatttatttgactagTGAGGTTTTTCATTTATATCTTGTTTAGTGTTTTATCCTAGGTGGATACATCTCTTTCAAatccaaatgaacaaaaattagcCATTAATCACTTTCGCGTGATGTGGCTGAGTTATATAGACACAACGTAATATATTTAATCCAGTCTGAGTTATTTGTGATTCCATGTATTTGAAAGGACTTCGAATGAAAAATTCAGCTTATCAACTGTTTCCAGTTTAGGATAAGAAACAATGGAACAATGTTTGGAAAAAAGAGACATGGGATATGTTGGGCTATGGCATATTGAACCATATTTTGCCCTTCAAAAGGTAGCTTGCTAAGGTGTAGTCAGAGAGTTGCACAGATTGTGGTAACCATGAGAGTTACTTAtcaatttcttataatttacttaCAATTTCTTCCTGAGTTCTATAAATAGTGTTTAATTCCCTATTCTGCTGTTTAGGGTTGAAACACTCATTTGTGGAAATTCACCTTTGATAAAATACTTGGAATGTCATAAAAATTCAACCACTTATTCAAaatcatgtaaattaaaaatattactgacCCAAATCAAGagacaggaggggcgcctgggtggctcagtcagttaagcgtccgacttcagctcagggcatgatctcacactccatgagttcgagccccccgtcaggctctgtgccgacagctcagggcctggagcctgcttcagattctgtgtctccctctccatctctcgccctccccactcatcctctgtctctctctgtctcaaaaataaattaaaaaacatttaaaaaaatcaagagacaggAGCTACATGGAGATTAGTTAAgtgtattctgtttcatttcacCACTATGTATGTCTTCACTTTGAAAACTTTGAAGATAGCTTCATTCTTAAATACTCTTTTAGCATTCAGAAGGCCCTGAGttattgtatgttttcttttaaattttttaaatgagacctTAATGAGCAATTTATAAGGTAGTACAAAGTAGTTAGACATTGCCTGagaataaatgggtaaagaatagACTTatacagggcatctgggtggctcagttggttaagcttctgactcttagtttcagctcaggtcatgatctcatggttggtgagaccaagcttcatgttgggctcctcactgacggactggagcctgcttgggatgctctctccctctttctttcccttccctgttcattctctctctctcaggataaataaacttaaaaaaataaaaaaaaagataatagacaTATAAACAAAGGGAGAGATATTACGGAGGATGTGAAAAGGACATGGAAAGAAGTATTTACTAGACTAAGCCAATataagcctggggtggggggaaatacCATAAACTTTAAGATTTTAACTGCTAGTTCATAGTAGGttttgagaggaagggaagaagaataaaagctaaaatgaGAAGGGCAATAAAGATCATATATGAATTACTAAAGTAGGGTAATGAAAGGAAGAGATTGGTGTGTGCAAAAATATAGAGGCAGAGGCAATCTACAGTTTTAGTAAGGCTTTGAAAAGCATCAATTATGGAGGGGATTTTTAGGatttgaaatggaaattaaactTCTACTCTGATAAGTCTGCACTTGAGGTGGACTTTGTGCCCTCAGTTTCTGAAATTAATTGTTCCATGTTTTGCAAGCAAAAGGTTCTGAAACTAGTGctcaaagccaaaaatattataaagattattataattaaaatgctaaaaatccACAtgtaccttctttttaaaaatgttttccgtACAGAGGCTCTTTCTTCAGTGCTTGCCTTGataaataaatttgctttttgaaaaatatggattTAACAGCCGTAAATTGAACAAATATCTCTGAACTTAGTTGAAGATGGATACATCCATCTGGGAGATGACAGAACAGACAAAATGTTTAATTACAAAAGGGATGACATCAAATGGGAATGATGTAATGCACCTGGTAATAAGTAATTCAATTTAGGGTTGGGAATGTACAAATTTTGAGGAGTCAGCCATTTCTTCCCATAAAAGCAAAACAGCAAGGCTCAAGGACATTCTAAATGAGAAGCTAAGTAAGCGGAAGTATTTTAATGAGAATCAGGGCCTCTCTGTGTGTCAGGGGATGGAAGACTTGTGAGCTATAATATTACAGATAGTACACAGCAAGACACAAAGGAAGGTTACACGTGTGATTTTTCGTATGTTCTGCTCAGAGTATATAAGCACCCCTTTACGTATGCCGACATTCACACTCGGGATCTTGCCTTGAACAACAAACCAAATTCACCGTCCCTGGTGCCATGAGCTACTATGGAGGCCTGGGCTGCCGCTGTGAGGGCTTCAGTGGGctgggctgtggctgtggctggggATGTGGCAGGGGAGGCTACAGATATGGCTGCTGCCCCCCATCAAGCTACAGAGGATACGGATTGTCTGGTTTCTACTAAAATCCTGGCCCGGGAGCCCACCATCTGAGGCCATACAAGGACTATCCAAATTTGACTACAGTCACCAAACCAAGATCATCTAGGACTTACCCAAGATCAAAAACATTTAGCATCTATGATGTTAGGAATGTTTATCATTTTGTAATGGTCTCTTTCATGCCTCCTGCTGTCTTTTATTTGTGCTTTCATAACTGTGggatttttctattccttttgcaATAAATTATCCTAAGTTAGAATACATGGAGCTCAAAATATCAAGGTGATTATTTGTAACTGCACACAAttgacaatgaagaaaataaagtacttCATGAAAAACCCAAGTTataagatatattatatatataatatacgtaatatatgtttatatttaatatataatatatataatatatgtattatatatattatatatataatacatcttTTACCCATATGGCTTCATGAAAAGCCCGTTataagatatattatatatatataatgtatgtaatatatgtatatatgtaatatatataatatatatgtattaaatatcatatatatataatacatcttTTACCCATATGGCTAGATATGGTTAGATAGATATGTGCAAACCATAATACTCAGTTGAAATGAAGATTTTTTCCTTGTAACACTACACCACATCTTATTCAATGCTTTTAGTTAGACAACACTGGTACTTAAACTTAGTACTGAACTAttaactttacatattttatggcTAAAGTAAGGCCGAtgtgaaaaataactattttttgtttagtttaacttatttttatttagccCTTttagttataagaaaaaaacagtgatagaataaaatatatctttaaatatacagtgaaaataaacatttttttgtgaagCTCTATCCTATTTTCCTCATGGTCCTCCATGGTGGGGCAAGGTATTATTCTTCAATATTGTCTGAaccttgaaatattttgttattcatCATGGAAACTTAAAAATCACTGTCATCACTTGTAAAGTAATCTGTAGTAAAGCTGTGACCAACCTGAACTTTATGCATTATAGCAAGTGTCTTGTAACATTGACCTTCAAAGAGTGAGCCATTTCTTGTTAGTAATTCAAATAAATACTTGTCGATGAAAAAGACATAATAATATCATAATTTATCTCCCCCCTcgccaattatatatatatatatatatatatatatatatatatataggtagtaaaaaaaaagtgaatatccTTGTTTGAGTTAACCAAATTCAATAAAACCAATAGATTTTTAAAGCTGGTAGGATCCCTATAAAGCTCACTGTAATGCCATCTTGGATGGGAAAGGACTCCAGAAAGTGAAATGGATTGCTACGGATCAAGAATGGCATGAGAAATAGAACATAAGACTAGAACAAATGTCACTGAACACCAGGCAGTCTACTTTGCCATGCCTACTCTCACATAGATCGCATACTTCCCTTCCTGAGGGCTCTCAAATAAAGCATCTTGTTCTGGTTATGCATCTTTAAAGAGCTTAATTATCACAGCTGATTGACCACAcccatttattttgatttgtaaatTTCTGATGTAGAATCTTGAACtaccaatttctctttttttaaatttatttgtttaaattcaagttagttaacatacggcgTAGTAtcggttttaggagtagaactcagtggtTCATCCCTTCCATATggcacccaatgctcatcccaacaagtgtcctccttaatgcccatcacccatttagcccaaccccccacccacttctcctccagcaaccctcagtttgttctctgtgtttaagagtctcttatggtttgcttccctctctgttttgccgtttttatttttccttcccttctcctatgtccatctattttgtttcttaaattccacttacgAGTGAAAtcagggcccaaatgtccattgactgatgaaaggataaagaaaatgcagtatataaatacaaaggaatattactcagccgtcaaaaggaatgaaatcttgccatgtggatggaactagactgtattatgttaagcaaaataagtcaggcacagaaacacaaatatcatatgattgaACTATCAGTTTCTAATTTAGCTGTATCACAGTAAAAACAATTAGTAATAGGGCAAAATCCAAACTCTCCTTAAAAAACTTATTATAATGCATTTGAAAATCTCAGACTTGTTTACTGAATATATGGATGAATTTGCTCAGCCAGATTGTATCCTTTCAGTGAATTCAGGAGATGTGTTGGAGCATCACTGTGTATAGATcaaggtatatatattttagggtCACCATTAGAGGACTGTATGCTTTAGTTTCACTGAGTGAAACATAATTTCACATGAAACTATTTCCCCCCTAACTGGATAATCATATCATAGTCTGAAAAAAACTTTAtatagctaaagaaaaaaatcaataactaaTCGGAGAAACTAACTCTCTTAGTATAATGCAGCTTTAGCATATTAGCATACCTCTTATTGTTAGATTGCATTGCTTTGTGTTAGAATTAAGAGAAAAACTTTAGAACACATTTCCTTCCAGGGAAAGCTGTCACTTGTCCAGAAGAAATCCATCACAGGATCGTCAGCTGCACAACTGAGAGAGCTATCTGATCCAATAGGAGTGTGACAGCATTAAGCTTGTttgatttatttgtgttcttaTGGCTTCCAATGACTTCATGAGAATGAAATATTCAAATTACAACTGTCTTTTAATTTAGGATGAACAATAAAAACGGAACAAATTCTGAAGAGAGCAAAGGAATTAAAGAATAAGTGTGAGGCAGCCAAAACTTTCTTAATTAAGacaagaaaacacataaaacataagatttttaaaaattaatgaatcaggggcgcctgggtggctcagctggttaagcatccaactctcacctttggcttaggtcatgatctcgtggtttgtgagatggattcctgcatctggctctgcactgacagcacggagcctgcttggattctctctctccctctctctctgccccttcccctgctcacacaacctctctctcaaaataaataaacatttaaaaagttaacatacCATACCCATTACATTAAGAAATTCTCTTCATATATAGACATCatgttaaagttaaaaaaataaggtatatacaggaagaaaatattcCAGAATATAGATCTGACAAGATGTCAGTATTCAAGTCTACAAAGAGCTCTTACAAGTCaatactaaaatattataaactgaactaaaaatgaagaaaacacttgaaaagacacttcacaaaagaggatatcTAAATGATCAAAAAGCATATTTAATGGCACCCACTATTATTACTCGTCAgatcaaaaaaacaaattaaaacaatattcagATATTATTACATGCCCACAAGAATGATCAAATTAAATAGCTTGACATGTATTGCCAAAGATTTAAAGCAACCGAAAATCTTACATTGCTGGTGTGACTGTAAACCTAACAACAGTTTTGGGAAATTATTGATAAGACCTACTGAAGCTGTTGTCAAAATCTAGAAGGATGGTTATTTTTATAGTGTGATATTGACCAAAAAGTAATAATAGAAACATTTTAGGCATTAAGGTATGCTTGATATAGGAAGTGTATGCACATTTGCAATaattcatcaaaatttttaagtgtttatttatttttgagagagagagggagacagagagagagagagagagagagcaggagaggggcagagagagggagagagagaataccaagcaggctccaccctgtcagggcagagcctgattcgggactccaactcacgaatgttgtgagatcatgacctgaactgaaatcaagagttggatgtgtaaccgactgaaccacccaggtgccccaaggattcaTTAGATTTTATGCctaaatttgtatataatttataattcattattatgcttgaaaaacaatgcaaatgaaAGGATGGTTATACATTGCTCTAAAGACAGAATGCCATTtgaaattattcctattttattttatatttttctcaaattttttagtacttatttatttttgagagagagacagagggtgagcgggggacaggcagagagagagagagagatggaatctgaagcaggctccaggctctgagttgtcagcacagaacctgacgcggggcttgaactcatgaactgtgagatcatgacccgagccgaagtcagacccttaaccaactgagccactcaggcgccccagaactttttcctgttttaaatccCTATTGTTAAGATGCAGTCAGAGAGTTGTTACCCATATGTGTGAGAAACATGGTGTTTATTTTTACAGACcttagaattcattcattctttcaacatttacttacttatttatttacttttattattattttttgttaatattttaacatgtatttatttttgagagagagaaagagagtagggaaggggcagagagagaaacggagacacagaatccaaagcagcctccaggttttgagctgtcagcacagaacccgactcggggctcaaactcatgtgagatcatgacttcagccaaaatcagacgcttaaccaactgagccacccaggcacccctgtttttttaattgttattacaTAGTAGATGTTAAAGAGACATAATCAAATCCAGTTGGGAAATTGCATTATTTGAAAATTAcgtataaaatgaggaaaacctGAGCACTATATTTGAGGCCATATAAAATTCTCAAGAACTTAAAGACAAAGTCTAAAATTAAGGGCACTACAGAAGGAACTTTTGctcacaattttctttcttctaccttttATCCTTTAACATTATATCTACATTTTGGAGATTCTGAAGACATTGCCCATATATAATGTTATCTTATTGAATTTGACTGAGCACTTtgatttggattattttttaaatagtgaaatcTTAGCAACATACATTTGACATCTTAGTAGAGTATAGTATGGTatttcctgagaagaaaatacacacacacacacacacacagaataggcAAAAGGCACATAAATGGAAAACtgttattttgaaagtaaagatacaaaaggaaggaagagaagggactgGCTATAGACTGAATGAAAATTGATGGGTGGCAAAGAGAAATTTTACATACTTTGCAATATTGTGCAGCTACTGTAGCCTAATGGTTAATGGGGGACAGAATCTGGATGATATTCTAGAAGAGGTTGtaacatacctattagaatggctaaaatcaaaacacggacaacaaaatgctagcatggttgtggagaaatgggaactctcatttattgctgatcaaatgcaaaatggtacagccactttggaagaccgTCTAGCAGTTTTGTACAAAGCTAAACAGAGTCTTATGCATAAGATCCAGCACTAACTCTCCCCGTCTTCACCCacatgagttgaaaacttatgctcggggcgcctgggtggcgcagtcggttaagcgtccgacttcagccaggtcacgatctcgcggtccgtgagttcgagccctgcgtccggctctgggctgatggctcagagcctggagcctgtttccgattctgtgcctccctctctctctgcccctcccccgttcatgctctgtctctctctgtcccaaaataaataaacgttgaaaacttATGCTCACACAAAACGACCTGgacaaaaatgtttatagaagttTTATGCTTAATTGCCCAAACTTGAAAGCAATCAACACTCCCTCAGTAGAGGaagagataaacaaattgtggtacctCCAGACAATGTGGAATATTAtccagtgataaaaagaaatgagctttcaaGCCACAAGGGTATGGAGGAATCATAAAAGCTtattgctaagtgaaggaagtccATGTGAAAAAGCTACATACTATATGACTCCAACAATGACATTCTGGCAAAGGAAAAGCTATGAAGACAATAAGATTAGTGGCAGCAAGtgtctgggggagggagggagaaataggTGGGGCACAGAGGATTGCTAAGGCAGTGAAATTACCGCATGGGACCAGTGGTGACATGACATGCATAGTGTAACACAAGGAGTGATCCCTAACCTAgactttaaatttcagttaataatGACATACCAATATTGGTTCACTAATTGTAATTAACACACCATACTAATTCAAGATGTTTCATAATAGGGGgaaatgtgtacatgtgtgtggaTACTGTAGAAACTCTGTACTTTATGCTCAATAtttctgtaaacttaaaactGCACTAAAAATAgtgcattaattaaaaaaaggagattgTATGTTAGATATATGGGCGAGTCAACGGGAGGAAACAGTGAATGTAAAAATAGAGCGGAGATATAATCTGTATTTTGGGAGGCAATTTGGAGAGATGTCTAAGAGAAGAGGGCTAGGATTTGGGAGGATAACTTTTAATCAGCTTTTAAAGCtactctgaaataaatttttgattACCGTGTTTTGCCTTCGGTTTCTGAACAATTATACATTTTTGATTACTGTGTTTTGCCTTCGGTTTCTGAACAATTTTATCCCACACTTGCCAAAGCCCATGAAACTGTACAACACACAGAATGAAATTTAAACTATGGATTTTAGTTAATGATTATATATCGATATTGATTCATCAACTGTAGCAAGCAAAAACggtttttagttttcaaatgtgAAAAGTATAAAGTAGGTCAGCAGTCATGGCCAACGTtctaaaacttacagaaaaaaaagtagatcctttatttattttatttttctagaattccTTACCGGTATTACAACAGTCAGACTGATTGTTCTTGGCTCTCAAATGTTTACATTCCTCAGCACTGAAAGAGATAAATACCTCACTTTTTTAGATTGAGGAATAAGATGCTTTGAAAGAACATGATAGATTGTAGAGCTTTGAATTTGACCCATTTCTTTGATGTAATTTGGAGATGAAGCATAGCAATCTAAAGATAACCAGacatgaagaaatatttcaatgaaaaacaCAACGCTATGAAATATGATTGGCATGCTACCTGTGAAGAATTCTATTTGGGGTCTGATATATCCTGCTGTTGAAGATACTTCATTCCTTCATATGAAGTGATCCCATAACTTTTTGTGCCAGCTTTctggaggtataattgacaaataaaattacgTATGTCTAAAGTATGGAACATAATTTGATAAAGTGATGCAATAACATTTAGAGGCCACCCTGATGAGGCACCAAAGCGATCTCAAACATTTTAATGAGTGTTAGGGCCTCTCCCTGTGTCAGGGGacaatgaatgaatacattgtTGTCAGGGAGGTAATTAGAAAAATGACACAAAAGGAGGGTACACACGTGATTTATCACATGCTCTGACCAAGGTATATAAGCCTCCCTCCATCCATGCTGACATTCACACTCAGGATCTTGCCTTGAATAGCAAACCCAACTCAACACCCTTGACACCATGAGATACTACGGCAACTACTATGGAGGCCTGGGCTGCGGCTGTGGAGGCTTCGGTGGCCTGGGCTGCAGCTCTGGCTGGGGATGTGGCAGCTTCCGCAGACTGGGctgtggctggggctggggaggcctCAGACATGGCTCCTGCCGCCCACTGTGCTACGGCGGATATGGGTTCTCTAGCTTCTACTGAGACCCTGCCCTGGAATTCGAACATCTGAGGCTACAGGTTCATAACTCAAATCAACCAACATTTGAACCAAACAGTATCAGCTGGGACCAAGCCAAGATCAACGGATTTAGCATCTTAGAGTCTAGGAATAATTATCATCTTCTCTTTGCCTGCTTCATGtctccaggtgccccctattttcacttttgtaaCTGTGGAATTTCCCTGTTTCCTTTGCAATAAATTATCCTCACTTAAAATGGAAGCTATGgcttatcttatttatttatttaactcaattctgattTTCCCTTTCACAGTGTGCTTCTCTTCTTGTGTCCTTTCAGAGAAACAGTCCTAAACTCCTGGTTATCGGTCCCTGCAATGATCATAGCAATATAAACACAGAGTTTATGAGGATTAATCCGCTTTCCACAATAGCCACCTAATTTTGCTCAGTGGTGTTAGTTTTGATTTAGAATCTTGAACCTATTAATTTCTGGTTTATCTGgatctgaaaaaaattaactagCAAGCAGTGTCAAGTTCAAATGCTATTTCCGATATTAAGGATGGATTTTGAAAGACTCAGACTTGTTTGCTAAACACAAAAGTACGTTTGTTCAGTCAGATTCAAATGGTAAGACCTAACCTTTTAGTCAACCCAGTCATATTATATTAGCTTTACATTGGCCAGATCAGAGAAAGTAATAGCTTGGGGACTCCACTGGATGACTATACTACTTAGCGTGACAGGGTTCAAGAACTGttctattttcttaatggttaATAGTAATTCTCCAGAATTTGAACAAAGGCCTTCTGTagttctaaagaagaaaaatccataCCATGGCTTGGAGCAGGTATTTGACATTCCtagtataatattatattattagaaTTTGAAATGACTGCCTTTATGGGTCTCTGCTGGAGTTAGGGAAATTCTCCAGCACATCTTTTTTCCAGGGAAAAGCTACTGCTTATGTTGGGAACAACACATCACACAACTGATGCACATCTGGAAGGGTCAAATGGGCAAAGTGTGACACACTGAAACCTGTCtgatttatttgtaattttatagc
This genomic stretch from Acinonyx jubatus isolate Ajub_Pintada_27869175 chromosome C2, VMU_Ajub_asm_v1.0, whole genome shotgun sequence harbors:
- the LOC113594434 gene encoding keratin-associated protein 19-4-like, with product MRYYGNYYGGLGCGCGGFGGLGCSSGWGCGSFRRLGCGWGWGGLRHGSCRPLCYGGYGFSSFY